The proteins below come from a single Perca flavescens isolate YP-PL-M2 chromosome 8, PFLA_1.0, whole genome shotgun sequence genomic window:
- the LOC114560773 gene encoding cystatin-B-like yields MATMVGGYGAIADATKETQDLCHQVKHQVEKKTGANYVEYKAVKYKSQSVQGTNFLIKVHVGGANYIHLTVFQALPCYGGKVSLTNVKAHQTKDSPLQP; encoded by the exons ATGGCAACCATGGTCGGAGGATACGGTGCCATAGCAGACGCCACTAAAGAAACTCAGGATCTTTGTCATCAG GTGAAGCACCAGGTGGAGAAAAAGACAGGAGCAAATTATGTGGAATACAAAGCAGTTAAATACAAGAGTCAAAGTGTGCAAGGAACCAACTTCCTTATCAAG GTTCATGTTGGAGGAGCgaactacattcatctgacagtcTTCCAAGCTCTTCCGTGTTACGGAGGAAAGGTTTCTCTGACTAATGTAAAGGCTCATCAGACCAAAGACAGCCCCCTCCAACCTTAG